A region from the Musa acuminata AAA Group cultivar baxijiao chromosome BXJ1-10, Cavendish_Baxijiao_AAA, whole genome shotgun sequence genome encodes:
- the LOC135596023 gene encoding uncharacterized protein LOC135596023 encodes MFRQSSNRNSLDKGSMVKRVLQIALLLAVVVWLLNRINKNEYAGDQINIDQEYVDFGRKGKAGSENVVVINGQTIDFDDISETNEAGGQAEAFGQHSEEKNEDESFGKEQEESHKNISDTDQTETQEEQLGNKDGNDDSSISNRDVTVGNEMSTSEMDALRLPSQRDSENSQDPNEGENLGDDSLQRNKLVTLGRSKNDTEEEITFDEERIFGSQNQLEGDGKVDEIENKTIDSNGGVESENEISGENSFEVEKETTETNGGGKFQTDGSDSLEDTTANPSSDDTSFSLPNNENNEVSINNEPSDKITLDSQGDISSTHSEATEHHTMQNVSSDTRTVDEATGLPNTTEEKVPVIPTDSEVPKREAVEFQDTSVTKAEVTDDDDPSVEETNTESDDKLPVTSVADHAENVELPVFDKALERDAADSSGDNASDSGRNDFKEEKMDLESNKEDATSEPQNAGDSFSLGTNSETSSASEAGNSSHTNENILQIPTNEVPKADAENSQVDDFAKGEENSRNIEDTTEPNPKEETNSESGNNDASSGGGDNADSWKEGGKDSE; translated from the coding sequence ATGTTTCGGCAATCAAGCAATCGCAACTCGCTAGATAAAGGGTCCATGGTTAAGAGAGTACTCCAGATAGCATTGCTTTTGGCTGTTGTTGTCTGGTTGCTAAACCGTATCAACAAGAATGAATATGCTGGAGACCAAATCAACATCGATCAGGAATATGTAGATTTTGGTCGGAAAGGGAAAGCAGGATCCGAGAATGTTGTTGTCATAAATGGGCAGACGATAGATTTCGATGACATCTCCGAAACAAATGAAGCTGGAGGTCAAGCTGAGGCTTTTGGTCAGCACTCCGAAGAGAAGAATGAAGACGAGTCTTTTGGTAAAGAACAAGAGGAGTCTCATAAAAATATCTCAGATACTGACCAAACAGAAACTCAAGAAGAACAACTCGGCAATAAGGATGGGAACGACGACTCAAGCATCAGCAACAGAGATGTTACAGTGGGCAATGAAATGAGTACCAGCGAAATGGATGCTTTACGGCTTCCCAGTCAGAGGGACAGCGAAAACTCACAGGATCCAAATGAGGGGGAAAACCTTGGAGATGACTCCCTTCAACGAAATAAGCTAGTCACATTGGGTCGATCAAAAAATGATACCGAAGAAGAAATAACTTTTGACGAAGAGAGGATCTTCGGCTCCCAGAATCAATTAGAAGGTGATGGAAAAGTTGatgaaattgaaaacaagacaattgATTCCAATGGAGGAGTCGAATCAGAGAATGAAATCAGTGGTGAAAATAGTTTTGAAGTTGAAAAGGAAACAACCGAGACCAATGGAGGAGGCAAATTCCAGACTGACGGTAGTGATAGTTTGGAAGATACCACGGCCAATCCAAGTTCAGATGATACCAGCTTCTCTCTCCCTAACAATGAGAACAATGAGGTGTCTATCAACAATGAGCCTTCTGATAAGATTACTCTTGATTCTCAAGGAGACATTAGTAGTACTCATTCTGAGGCTACCGAGCACCATACTATGCAAAATGTAAGCTCTGATACAAGAACCGTGGATGAAGCTACCGGTCTACCCAATACCACCGAAGAAAAAGTACCAGTGATACCAACTGATAGTGAAGTTCCAAAGAGGGAAGCAGTTGAATTTCAAGACACCAGCGTTACAAAAGCTGAAGTAACCGATGATGATGACCCTTCGGTAGAGGAGACTAATACAGAGTCGGATGACAAGCTCCCGGTCACATCTGTAGCTGATCATGCAGAGAATGTGGAATTGCCGGTCTTTGATAAGGCTCTGGAGAGGGATGCGGCTGATTCCAGTGGAGATAATGCTTCAGATTCTGGCAGAAATGATTTTAAAGAAGAAAAGATGGATTTGGAATCTAATAAAGAAGACGCCACATCTGAGCCTCAAAATGCTGGTGACAGTTTCAGCTTAGGAACAAACTCTGAGACAAGCTCAGCAAGTGAAGCTGGAAACTCATCCCATACCAATGAGAACATTTTACAGATTCCTACCAACGAGGTTCCGAAAGCTGATGCAGAAAATTCCCAAGTAGATGACTTCGCTAAGGGAGAAGAAAACTCTCGTAATATTGAAGACACGACCGAACCAAATCCCAAAGAAGAAACCAACTCAGAATCGGGTAACAACGATGCCTCATCTGGTGGCGGCGACAATGCAGATTCATGGAAGGAGGGTGGTAAAGATTCAGAATAA
- the LOC103968860 gene encoding uncharacterized protein LOC103968860, producing MERGVPVEELTSGASGRIIPVFRNIRRSVPSPASLLRLLLFLHALAMWFLLFIRRRSPISWRSMAASASSRRRTGVGTWSAAAEEEDVLRRRALAERVEMVPLSEEGGGEVACRCGTFLFLGPRRTALYCRSWLPASGDLRGILVIIHGLNEHSGRYSHFAKQLMECNFGVYAMDWIGHGGSDGLHGYVPSLDYVVEDTGKFLEKITSDNPGVPCFLFGHSTGGAVVLKAASYPHIKAMVEGIILTSPALRVKPAHPIVGAVAPIFSLVLPKFQFKGANKRGIPVSRDPAAMSAKYSDPLVYTRPIRVRTGHEILRISSYLLQNMKSITVPFFVLHGTADRVTDPLASQDLYNVAASRHKDIKLYEGFLHDLLFEPERDEVGGDIINWMLKMLQLQNM from the exons ATGGAGAGGGGTGTGCCGGTGGAGGAGCTGACCTCCGGTGCGAGCGGCCGGATCATCCCGGTCTTCAGGAACATACGGAGGTCCGTGCCGTCGCCGGCGTCGCTCCTCCGCCTTCTTCTCTTCCTGCATGCCCTCGCCATGTGGTTCCTCCTCTTCATCCGCCGCCGCAGCCCGATTTCCTGGAGATCGATGGCGGCTTCGGCTTCCTCGCGACGGAGGACGGGTGTAGGGACATGGTCGGCGGCCGCGGAGGAGGAGGACGTGCTGCGGCGTAGGGCCCTCGCCGAGCGGGTGGAGATGGTACCTTTGTCGGAGGAAGGCGGAGGGGAAGTGGCATGCCGCTGCGGGACCTTTTTGTTTCTGGGACCAAGGAGGACGGCACTCTACTGCCGGTCGTGGTTGCCGGCATCGGGAGATCTAAG GGGTATTCTGGTGATAATACATGGGCTCAATGAACACAG CGGAAGATATTCGCACTTTGCTAAGCAGCTGATGGAATGCAACTTTGGAGTATATGCGATGGATTGGATAG GGCATGGTGGTAGTGATGGACTGCATGGGTATGTACCTTCATTGGACTATGTTGTGGAGGACACT GGAAAATTTCTGGAGAAAATTACATCTGATAATCCTGGTGTGCCTTGTTTCCTTTTCGGTCACTCCACCGGTGGAGCTGTGGTTTTAAAG GCAGCTTCATATCCTCATATCAAAGCCATGGTAGAAGGGATCATACTAACATCTCCAGCACTGCGTGTAAAGCCAGCTCATCCAATAGTTGGG GCTGTGGCTCCAATTTTTTCACTGGTACTGCCAAAGTTCCAATTCAAGGGAGCTAATAAAAGGGGCATTCCTGTGTCAAGAGACCCAGCTGCTATGTCGGCAAAGTACTCAGATCCACTGGTTTACACTAGACCTATAAGAGTTCGCACAGGCCATGAGATCCTACGCATCTCTTCTTACCTGCTGCAGAATATGAAGTCCATCACTGTACCTTTCTTCGTACTGCATGGGACTGCTGACAGGGTCACTGATCCATTGGCGTCGCAAGATCTGTACAATGTTGCTGCCTCGAGACACAAGGATATAAAGCTCTATGAAGGCTTCTTACACGACCTTCTATTTGAACCTGAGCGCGATGAAGTTGGaggtgatataatcaattggatgCTGAAGATGTTGCAGCTTCAAAATATGTGA